In Triplophysa rosa linkage group LG2, Trosa_1v2, whole genome shotgun sequence, the genomic window tgcagtgtgtgtgtgggtgcgtgtATGTACAAGAAGTGCAGATTTTGATTCGCAATGTGTTTGAAATCAGATCAGCCTGTctcatttcttttttgttgCCATGCTTAGAGAGTGCAAGAAAACATGTTGAAtgtgttcaggtgtgtgtgcTTAGATACACACACCACCCCAACCCACATTTCACCAGAGGGTGCTCAATCTATCCATAATGCTCTGCTTTTTCTGCTGTGCTCTGCCCTGACCCCGTTGCCCAGGTGACTGGGAGAATGCCCCACCTCCTCTCTCTGCTGCCTCCGCCCTCCCTTATGACCTCGCTGCCCCCTCTCCTGCTGCCATCGAATCAGGCAACGGTATGAACCCCAGCTGGCCTTTCATCACCTGTTCCTCGCTGTCCCCTTGGATTGACACATCACCTCTCCAGTTTTTGGTTTCCATCACTAACCTCTAAACCAGTCTGCTCTGCTTTCCCAGTACCTGTCTGAGTACTTATGGTGCTAAATGGGAATAGAAGGCCATATTTGATTATTACTACTTAATTTGCAGAACCATATGTAACCTAgctggattttttttataacaacCACAAAGAGGGGGGATGAAAAGAGAATGCTGATTTCAAAtataacaatgtgtttggtaTTTGTTTTGCTGAGCTCATCCATATGCAGCTATACCTGAACTGAATATGCAGTGACTTGCTAATGTATTCAGGTCCATAACACATTCTTGTAGTTACTGAATTAAGAATTAAAAATACTTCATTGAAATTCAGTTCTCTTTTATTTCGAACCACTGAAATGTAAATTTAGTGTTACTAAGCCAAGCATCACTAGTCCTGTTGCTCATTTTGCTCTGTTGGTGCTAGATGTGGACAGAAGTgaagtactgtatatttactctacttaaaaacactgtaaaaaaaagaaattttctggcagctggggagCCAGAAATGtactataaaataacattttttcctgtaaaattacatgtttttcctgtttttcttgtaaatttgcagtcttttcctgtgatttgatattttttactgTATCTAAAAgatatgtgaaaaatctgtaaaaaacatttttttgtacattacagtatatgaaaatctgtcaaaaacacattgtacatttttcatatacagttttttttcattattacctttaataaataaatacattgaaatCTATTTTACTCAGGTAAATATTTAGTAAAAATACTTaggtaaaaaaaacatccattaaTGAAAAGTAGTGAAAAGTATGATACATGTTTTTTAGTTAAGTTTGTTCAAAGTTCAAACATTGATAAAGATACttgaaaatgtacttgagtagaGTAAAAATACTTCACTACTGTTGACCTCTGGTTTATGCTAAGGTTATGGATAATATGATTTTAAAGGAatggttcatccaaaaatttaaATCTTATATggttcttaaaatggaaaagctCCAGAAAATATGATTGGCGTGACTATTGTTTGTTTGATCTGAATAACCAGGCTTGCATGCTTTGAGATAAAAGCTTCAAAGAGAATGGGAGAGAAGGGTTTAGATCTGGATACTTTAGTAAGGCATTGGATATTCAGTGTGCACATGCTCTGTAGCTCAATGAATGTAGACGTCTGTGTGCTTtgttttgctgtgtgttttgtaTTGATTGTGAACATCAGATGTGTGACCAGTGAGTTcactttgtgtttgtgtcttagtgcatgtttgtatgtttAAGTTTTTCCTTTCCTTTTGTATCTATTGacagtatttcatttaaaaagaagGCACTGTCATGTTAgttttacacacacgcacacacacacacgcagacacacacacacacatgtctggtttattatctccgtggggacagtccatagccgtaatggtttttatactgtacaaactgtgtattctatcccctaacccaacccctaaacctaaagatcatagaaaactttttgcatttttagattttttaaaaatattgttctgtacaatttataagcttttttgcccacggtgacacgagtccccatctgttggtgtgcattcaggtttaggtccccaccgggatataagaacatgaacacacacacacacacgcacgcacacactcttCACTGGCTCGCTGTAACAGTGCTACAGAGCTGCATCTGTACTGTCATCGCTGCAAAGGTAACACACAATGCTCAACAGGTGTACAGGTGCTTAGTGTTCAGTGTCAGaatattagctgtgtttgtGCCACTGACGTGTTTTGATTTGTTCCTTTTGTATATCCCAAaagggtgtgtgtgtatttatgtggTGTGCCGTTTGATATCAGTTTCTAGGGATTATAAGACTGAGAAATCTCTTCTGACCGCCAAATGTTTTACTGTCCTTTGCAGTGCCCTCCAGTCCCCACAGGTCACCATATCGAGGGTCACCAAGTCGCCGCAGAACCAATATTGTGCCAGCAGAGGAGTCAAGTGTAGCTGTTAGTGCCCCCAACACCCCTAAGGTCAAAATCATGCTTTGTTGCTATAGCAACTGATGTAGTTGAAGAAAGCCTCAAAAGCTCATTTCTTCTGTTCAGATTTTAGTCAGTTCCATCTCACAAACATGCAGATTCAAACACActcttcatgttatgtgtcgGTACAGAAGGAGAAGTTGCGTAGAGAGAGGAGAACCGGCTCTCCGGCCACAGGCTCACCGGTGAGGCAAACTAAATCTCCTGCTGATGTTACTCGGCGCTCCGCCTCGCCAGCCACACCAAAGTACGATATAAAcccatatacacacacaaactcatgcAATGTTGTTCAGAACTGCTATTTCAATAATTAAGTTAAAAACCACAACTATTTATAGGTTATTGCCCAAGAGTCGTACTCAGTCACCCTGCACACCTCGACAGTATCCACCCTCCCCTATGAAACACAAAACTGGCACGCCGGCCACTGACAGCGGCAAGAAGACAGAAGACAAGGTCACGGACAAACAAACTGAAGAAGTCAAGGACGTCAAGGAGGCCAGACCTGTCAAGGCCGAGGTCCATCAGAACAAAATCCCAAACAATGAATGTTTGGAAAAGGCACCAAAAGTGGAAACACCTGTTTCCAGCACACCACCTCCAGAAAGGAGAACGTTGAAGATGGAGAGCCCTATTAATGGtgcaaaagagaaaaaaagtgtAGTTACCGAAAGTCAAGAAAAAAGGAATGGCAAGACGGAGATCCCAGAGAAGAAACATCCCAAATCAAGCTTAAATGAAGTGACTACAGAGAAAACTGCAGGTGGGCCTGACATTGTATTTAATCCACTGGACTATATTAAAATAGCCATTACCACATGATTACATACTgcaatatgtatatatacagtatatatatagagagagagagagagagagagagagagagaaaatattttatttttcatgttttactgtctgtttaaatgcaaaaacactTTTCATACGTATCATTATGATTGAGACtgtaaaaatactaataatgcAAGCTTATTTTACGCttgctttttattttacacttcaCAGACCCCTCACCTGTAAACCCTGCTGGCAAGATGGTCGCTGGAACGACAGATGCCGAGGAGGCGTCCCGTCTGCTCGCGGAACGCAGGCGTCTGGCCAGAGTTGTGAAAGAACAGGAGGAGAAACTgcagagagaacgagaggagcaGGAGAAGTATGTGTGAGCCGGTGCACAAAGTGCTCAAAGCTTGTTGAATATTATATGACTGCAGTGAGTAAGTAGACTGGGGTTGTTTAGcacaattgtgttcttgtaaTTCTTGTGCTAGATGCTCTATTAAGTGTTTGACTAATGTGCGTCTGTGTGCGTTTGTTAGACTAAAGAGCGAACAGCTGAAGAAGAGGCAGCTGGAGGAAAGAGCTCGACAGGAAGAGAAGATCCGTCAAGCGGAGGAGGAGAAACACAGACAAGAGCAGCAGCAGAAGAAGAGAGAGCAGGTGGATAAAGAGAGGAAAGAGAAGGAGCGGCAGGCTCAAACGGAGAAAGAGGTCAGAAGAGAAATTGAAGTTCTGTTTAAAATTTTTATTGTGGATGTCAAGTGTGGACTCCTGTTGATTGGTTGTTGTACACCGAGGCTAAACCAAACCATCAAAACTGTATAGCTACAGCTAACATCTGCCTTTGTGCAAATTCCCCCTCCCCTGTAAACAATATTGCAAGTCACAGGATCAATGAATAAATCAGTCAGGCAGTAATGCCATATAGACAATAAATATGCTCCTCACTCCTTTGCAGGCACGTGCTTTGGGGGCTTGAGCCCAGGCCCTTTTTCTTCCTTgagagaaagtgcccttttttccgttttttttttttttaagtaaatgaaTATATGTGCGCGCCTGTGTGTTTCTATTTGCGAACGGCTTTCTCTGTCAAACATCCATCACTTGTGAGCTAATGAGTTAGCTAAAgtttagtaattaaaatgtgctaacttgTATACATTTGTCAGGCATTGCAGATGAATAGGATAAACAAAAGAACTAAAGCATATcaccagttattagttaatatgacttCATCAAGAGTCTTTTCTCTCGAAATGTTATGCTTAAATATGCAGATATATATGCAGCTTGTTTTGGTTCatttagaagaaatctacagaagcaaacagatGAGGGTATAGtaggcttaaaacaaacaccttaatgtgtattttggaaatttcctttccATAAGAGCAAAcgaagacatgaaagcaaaatagaccaacatctcaaaatgaaacagtacattaagtgtccCGCCTTAAACAATAGCTTGATAAGTTTAATGTCAGACTCTTCATCTAATAATTATCCATTTTATATGATGTGTATGCTGATAGATCTAAACAGCCCTCCcgcaaatgtgaaacaaagttcttgtcaccatcagtgtgtgtgttgcgtggtacagtaagtgtaattataacaacaacaataataataataataatgagttaagctgctgtatttttgttttttgtcaatcatttttttgcagtgtgttttaattctttttgcaggtttttgtcctgtaaaattacaaattagaaactgcctttttcagtttagtttgAAGGTCATTGGTGGTGTCCcaataaaaccaaaataattaaagcaGCTTATTGGgttgtgcaaaataaacaaattattagtgaaaatatgtccttttcctttgtgcagtctaaatatatacttgaaagtatagcatataaaacatacacattgtggcttagtttcctttgttgttgcctgttcttgtgataaaatgAGTGAATTCTAAAGAAGACCATGGTCTCTATGGGAACTGATTATTTTGTAGACATTCttgaaaaatgaaacaacatgaaacaattAGGTCAGTGTGAGGgattaaaaaaacgttttagaaaaaaatgaaagcaaatatgagaagtgcccttttttccacttgagcccatgcccctcaaaatgtctgtgcacatCCCTGCTCCTTTGCGTTTAATCCGATTCTGTTCACacaaaattcatttatttagagGAGACAACCACATCTGTCAATCAATCATTCCATAAATTTGCTCACTTGTATCTTTGTGTTTAATAGAAAGCAGAGGCAGAATTACGTGCTCAGAAAGATGCAGAGCGTCAGCGTCAGGACAGAGATCTTTTCCAACAACAAGAAGAGCAGGAGAGACAACAGCGAAAAAAGGTAGGAAGCAATACATACCGCACTATCCACTCAGTGCTGACGGTGCTGTGAAACAAGTGCTGTACAACAACATGACAAACATGAATCGTCACACTTAAACGGGTaattcaccccccaaaaaaatctttcaacatttattcaccctcatgttggtCAAAACCTGTTGGTTAAAACCAGACTCCTTCtgtctgagtggttttgtgtccataccctgatagcacacatacatctggtttacgtctatttgacgtctgcatttacatctgcaagacatctacaatacatcgtttgctcatctgcaatacgtctcggagatgtctgctgtcagacagatgatgtctgtaagatgtttatgatttagaatggatgtaaagcagctctttctaagatgtttagcagatgcttttaagcagcagatctccagatctttagcagacgtattacagacgttcagacgtctccgagacgtattgcagatgagcaaactatgtatttaagatgtcttgcagatgtaaatgcagacgtcaaatagacgtaaaccagatggattgtgctatctgggtagaGTGGAAATCAGTGAGGTCCCAAATTGTTcagtcaccaacattcttcaaaatatcgtcttttgtgttctgcaaaagaaagtcatacaggtttggaatgacatgagggttttttgggtgaactatccctttaactgaacACTTCATTGTAAcatgtgctttataaatcaaGCCAAAAGGTTTATACGAAGAAATTACAGTACAGTGGAAAACACTGAAACAATCCTGAAGAAACAGTAACTCTTAAAAACGTCTATTTGCCAGCTCGTACACTATATCTCTCAACCAGAAAATGCCAGAAATGTACAGTTAGAGAAAACGTTACAGCAAAATCAACATAAAAGTTTTAAAGGTAAAAGAAGTGATATGTGCTGATATTTTGTTTCAGAGAATCGAGGAGATAATGAAGAGAACCAGGAAGAGTGAGAGTGAGATGAAGGTATCAGTCAGAAACAATCCATCAATCACATTTCATCACTTATAGCTGGGATTAATACTTCAATCCGTGTGGATGTGACTTGAATAGCCTTTTTTGTATGTCAGGGAGAGAAAGTAGAGCAGAAATGATTGTTCAGAAATGTAAGTAACAGAATGACCTAATATTCACACAGGAACCTCCATCTCCGGTCTCTCCTCCAGGTAAGACTCCTCTCGCTTatttttatctctctctctctctctctctctctctctctcacacacacacaaaacacacagggGAATTTATGCATTGTTTTAGACACTAAAGAAAATATGGAGATTAGGTAATAATGTGAAATCTCACATGACATTTGCATGAATCGATCTTGTGGATTTTTTAAAGTTCCTGGGACCGTAGAGCATCACTCCATCACTGCCGCCCGGACACCCGAATCTACACATTAAAATAGCAGCTGATGAACTGGTGTTAATAGTGAATAAGATGCACATTCAagtgtttaaaactgtttagTGAGTTTTTTAACCCCCGTTAATGAGTCAATGTGAAATTCTATAGTGGTGTACTTGCAACGTTCAAAAGTGTATAGAAAAAGCAGCAGCTATTTGGTTTAGATTGCTTCTCCCATAGGGGCAGATGTGCATACACTGCAGTGTGTCAGCAGGCCTGCCGGTATTTTTCCATCCCACAGCATCAATGGCAGCTTCAGGAGAGGACAGCAGGGGATCTTAGGTGTGGATCATATTCTCAGTCACAGCAGGTTATGTTCAAGGTCATCTATTCAGGTCCTGTTCAGCCCATATTTAGTCACATTGCAGTAGTTTGTGTAAGGTTGCTTGACTTTGGTtctttcagtgtttttttttgtgacagATAAATCAGATCACAAATGTACTGTGGTTgtaaggtccagtgtgtagtttttttgagaatctattgacagaaatgcaatataatatacataactatgaccttacataatgaagtgttatgtttttattaccttagattgagctatttctatctacatacactgcgggtccccttacatggaattcaccatgttgtccaacggacaaactgctctacagagcgtgtttcataaatccTTTATCTGCCTcggcaaataaatgaaaacgtgatgacatcttagttctgggCAGCCACTgttgtgcttcgaaagggaggggtggagtgagaaGTTGggtgcaattcgcaacctcaccgctagaatcagctaaaatctccacattgcttctttaatactcagttaaatatttaatatttgggTAGCAAGGGTCATATTTACGCAGTTATTGAACCAGAACTATGACAGAAGAACATGAAAGATTCTTTAATGAAAGGTATTTTAATGACTGTTAATCTACTAAAATGTGCAAAGCCTTTTCAAACACTATAGTTACAGCAAAATctccagtgttaaaaaaggtcaaattaactctcacagtgtatatataatccacacttcgatacactgtgagtgttaatttgactttttttaacactggcgattttgctgtgtagaagAGCTgtttgcaaaaacaagaaataacttttttatttataccaGACAatgtgcaatatatatatatatatatatcaactTGGTTATACAAGACCTCTGTTTTCTATTTAGGTGGTGTCAATTTGACCTCAAGTGTAAGTGCTATTGTCAACTCTGAGGCCCCCCAAAAGCCCCCCTTGAACggtcaaataaacaaaaactctgCTGCAGTGAAAACAAACGGGAAAGAAAAGGAAATCTTTGCC contains:
- the map7d2a gene encoding MAP7 domain-containing protein 2a isoform X1, which produces MAENPVNTAVNTTTAAKVMTSPLTPEKKPQSNGNVSPTYQKTNHGSPLIKHTDALTPPTVTEKKPQTNGNASPSRHPANTNAHAGKQYVEGYLKTDDRMRLAKERREEREKSLAVRDQAIKEKERRAQLQYEKTVEERWKRLEEQRQKEELRRAAVEEKRRQQLEEEKERLEALIRRSLERSLQLENRNKRWVWGPNGPTQGDWENAPPPLSAASALPYDLAAPSPAAIESGNVPSSPHRSPYRGSPSRRRTNIVPAEESSVAVSAPNTPKKEKLRRERRTGSPATGSPVRQTKSPADVTRRSASPATPKLLPKSRTQSPCTPRQYPPSPMKHKTGTPATDSGKKTEDKVTDKQTEEVKDVKEARPVKAEVHQNKIPNNECLEKAPKVETPVSSTPPPERRTLKMESPINGAKEKKSVVTESQEKRNGKTEIPEKKHPKSSLNEVTTEKTADPSPVNPAGKMVAGTTDAEEASRLLAERRRLARVVKEQEEKLQREREEQEKLKSEQLKKRQLEERARQEEKIRQAEEEKHRQEQQQKKREQVDKERKEKERQAQTEKEKAEAELRAQKDAERQRQDRDLFQQQEEQERQQRKKRIEEIMKRTRKSESEMKEPPSPVSPPGADVHTLQCVSRPAGIFPSHSINGSFRRGQQGILGGVNLTSSVSAIVNSEAPQKPPLNGQINKNSAAVKTNGKEKEIFAKQESKQVKGQVKREDASTAKVQETPPKTPSQITQVNIQSVVTTHGNLKVFMQNIPANAQPKQDNHLTNGKSQTITQVAKQEASNQLKIQNGEATAQGGKKESTVKKSDMPHANAQSVTGNATVIVPQAKTVTQPGGHRPTVTQVNSKQLMKDSPPASLKPVSETKPPLPLIRLDTSAGKSGRVQDSADEVQFMEVSPVSKEELISIPEFSPVNSPQQNGTSNMRALEDLLDLTGQIAYPRLSPAASLGDCNKNLIEGVCSPGSDSKLIPTHPSASDKRHVH
- the map7d2a gene encoding MAP7 domain-containing protein 2a isoform X2 is translated as MAENPVNTAVNTTTAAKVMTSPLTPEKKPQSNGNVSPTYQKTNHGSPLIKHTDALTPPTVTEKKPQTNGNASPSRHPANTNAHADVEGYLKTDDRMRLAKERREEREKSLAVRDQAIKEKERRAQLQYEKTVEERWKRLEEQRQKEELRRAAVEEKRRQQLEEEKERLEALIRRSLERSLQLENRNKRWVWGPNGPTQGDWENAPPPLSAASALPYDLAAPSPAAIESGNVPSSPHRSPYRGSPSRRRTNIVPAEESSVAVSAPNTPKKEKLRRERRTGSPATGSPVRQTKSPADVTRRSASPATPKLLPKSRTQSPCTPRQYPPSPMKHKTGTPATDSGKKTEDKVTDKQTEEVKDVKEARPVKAEVHQNKIPNNECLEKAPKVETPVSSTPPPERRTLKMESPINGAKEKKSVVTESQEKRNGKTEIPEKKHPKSSLNEVTTEKTADPSPVNPAGKMVAGTTDAEEASRLLAERRRLARVVKEQEEKLQREREEQEKLKSEQLKKRQLEERARQEEKIRQAEEEKHRQEQQQKKREQVDKERKEKERQAQTEKEKAEAELRAQKDAERQRQDRDLFQQQEEQERQQRKKRIEEIMKRTRKSESEMKEPPSPVSPPGADVHTLQCVSRPAGIFPSHSINGSFRRGQQGILGGVNLTSSVSAIVNSEAPQKPPLNGQINKNSAAVKTNGKEKEIFAKQESKQVKGQVKREDASTAKVQETPPKTPSQITQVNIQSVVTTHGNLKVFMQNIPANAQPKQDNHLTNGKSQTITQVAKQEASNQLKIQNGEATAQGGKKESTVKKSDMPHANAQSVTGNATVIVPQAKTVTQPGGHRPTVTQVNSKQLMKDSPPASLKPVSETKPPLPLIRLDTSAGKSGRVQDSADEVQFMEVSPVSKEELISIPEFSPVNSPQQNGTSNMRALEDLLDLTGQIAYPRLSPAASLGDCNKNLIEGVCSPGSDSKLIPTHPSASDKRHVH